From Sporocytophaga myxococcoides, one genomic window encodes:
- the metE gene encoding 5-methyltetrahydropteroyltriglutamate--homocysteine S-methyltransferase codes for MLTQNLGYPRIGAFRELKKASELYWSGKESLQHLLTTGKKIREANWTLQKNAHIDLIPSNDFSFYDQVLDMSFTVNAIPERYHEIAEDRNNTETDLYFAMARGYQKDGKDIIAMEMTKWFDTNYHYIVPEFHKNQKFSLFSNKITNEYQEAKVLGIETKPVIIGPVSYLLLGKEKEDGFHRIELIKNLLPVYIEIIEKLEKMGAQWIQLDEPFLTLDLSDEEKKAYHLVYDQLRKKFPYLKIMVATYFDCTGDNLGLAVVLPIDALHIDLVRCPSQLNDILQTSFILSNTILSLGVIDGRNIWINDFEKSLSFIQKAIDVLGEDRVMIAPSCSLLHSPCDLDNEKDESVLTAEIKQWMAFAKQKIEEVANLKKLASIKDPQKLAIALKPNKDIIESRKNSPLIHKPQVKERVRNISDVHSRRASAFKIRQKKQEEALNLPLFPTTTIGSFPQTDEIRQLRAKLKNGTLSQDEYEQKVKSEIDRSILWQEEIGIDVLVHGEFERNDMVEYFGEQLDGYVFSQNGWVQSYGSRCVKPPIIYGDIERSKPMTVKWSQYAQSRTNHYMKGMLTGPVTILQWSFVRDDQSRSETTMQIALAIRDEVTDLEKAGIKIIQIDEPAIREGLPLHKADWDYYLNWAVKAFRISASGVKDETQIHTHMCYSEFNDIISHIANMDADVITIETSRSQMELLDAFADFNYPNEIGPGVYDIHSPRVPSVSEIENLLEKALAVIPARNLWVNPDCGLKTRKWAETELALKNMMIATKKLRQRIKETSGIEA; via the coding sequence ATGCTAACACAAAATTTAGGATACCCGAGAATTGGGGCTTTTAGAGAATTAAAAAAAGCTTCAGAGCTATATTGGTCAGGCAAAGAAAGCCTTCAGCATCTTTTAACTACAGGAAAGAAAATCAGAGAAGCCAATTGGACACTTCAAAAAAATGCGCATATTGACCTTATCCCTTCTAATGACTTTTCCTTTTACGATCAGGTATTAGATATGTCTTTCACTGTAAATGCCATCCCGGAGCGCTATCATGAAATAGCTGAAGATAGAAATAACACTGAAACTGATTTGTATTTTGCAATGGCAAGAGGCTATCAGAAAGATGGAAAAGATATCATAGCAATGGAGATGACCAAATGGTTTGATACCAACTATCATTATATAGTACCTGAGTTTCATAAAAATCAAAAGTTCAGTTTGTTTTCAAACAAGATTACCAATGAATACCAGGAAGCTAAAGTGTTGGGAATAGAGACCAAACCAGTGATCATCGGTCCTGTATCCTATTTGCTATTGGGAAAAGAGAAAGAAGACGGATTTCACAGAATAGAACTTATCAAAAACCTTCTGCCTGTTTATATAGAAATCATTGAAAAGCTTGAGAAAATGGGCGCTCAATGGATTCAGCTGGATGAGCCATTCCTGACATTGGACCTGAGTGATGAAGAAAAGAAAGCTTACCATCTAGTTTACGATCAGTTAAGGAAGAAATTCCCTTATCTGAAAATTATGGTTGCAACTTACTTTGACTGCACTGGAGATAATCTGGGACTGGCCGTGGTGCTTCCAATAGACGCCTTGCATATTGATCTGGTAAGATGTCCTTCTCAGCTTAATGACATACTGCAGACCTCCTTCATACTATCGAACACCATTCTTTCTCTTGGAGTTATTGATGGCAGAAATATCTGGATCAATGATTTCGAAAAGTCTTTATCTTTTATTCAAAAAGCAATTGATGTATTGGGTGAAGACAGAGTGATGATAGCTCCATCATGCTCTTTGCTTCATTCTCCTTGTGATTTAGACAATGAAAAAGATGAATCGGTTCTTACTGCTGAAATTAAACAATGGATGGCTTTTGCAAAACAGAAGATTGAAGAAGTTGCCAATTTAAAAAAATTAGCCTCCATTAAAGATCCTCAGAAACTTGCAATTGCACTTAAACCAAACAAGGATATTATTGAAAGCAGGAAGAACTCGCCTCTGATACATAAACCACAAGTAAAAGAAAGAGTAAGAAATATCAGCGATGTCCACAGCAGAAGGGCCAGTGCATTTAAAATAAGACAAAAGAAACAGGAAGAAGCATTAAATCTTCCCCTATTTCCTACTACAACAATCGGTTCTTTTCCTCAGACAGATGAAATTCGTCAACTCAGAGCAAAGTTGAAAAATGGAACATTATCTCAGGATGAATATGAGCAAAAAGTGAAATCAGAAATTGATCGTTCCATTCTGTGGCAGGAAGAAATAGGAATAGATGTTTTGGTGCATGGTGAATTTGAGCGTAATGATATGGTAGAGTATTTCGGCGAACAGCTGGATGGTTATGTATTCTCTCAAAACGGCTGGGTACAAAGTTATGGATCAAGATGTGTTAAACCTCCCATCATTTATGGAGATATTGAGAGAAGCAAACCTATGACTGTAAAGTGGTCTCAGTATGCCCAATCAAGAACCAATCACTATATGAAAGGAATGCTCACGGGTCCTGTTACTATCTTACAATGGTCTTTTGTCCGTGATGACCAGTCCAGGTCTGAAACCACAATGCAGATAGCACTGGCCATAAGGGATGAAGTAACTGATCTTGAAAAAGCAGGTATAAAAATCATCCAGATAGATGAACCAGCAATCAGAGAGGGGCTGCCACTACACAAAGCAGACTGGGACTATTACCTGAACTGGGCAGTGAAAGCGTTCAGAATAAGTGCGTCCGGAGTAAAAGATGAAACTCAGATCCATACTCATATGTGTTATTCTGAATTTAATGATATTATCTCTCATATTGCAAATATGGATGCTGATGTTATCACGATTGAAACGTCAAGGTCTCAGATGGAGTTGCTGGATGCTTTTGCTGACTTCAATTATCCAAATGAAATCGGGCCGGGAGTATATGATATTCACTCGCCAAGAGTGCCAAGCGTTTCAGAGATCGAGAACTTACTTGAAAAAGCTTTAGCTGTAATTCCTGCAAGAAACCTTTGGGTTAATCCTGATTGTGGGTTAAAGACTAGAAAATGGGCAGAAACAGAGCTGGCCTTAAAAAATATGATGATCGCTACAAAGAAGCTCAGACAAAGGATAAAGGAAACTTCCGGGATTGAAGCTTAA
- a CDS encoding Lrp/AsnC family transcriptional regulator, whose product MTELDDLDIRLLKLLQKDATLTTKELANKLNLTPTPIHERVKRLERDGYIKKYVALLDNQKMNKGLVVFCNVTLKQHEKGIGKKFVNDIVSLKEVTECYNVSGQYDFMLKVMVKDMPEYQNFIMNKLASIENIGSTHSVFVMGEIKDSTELPI is encoded by the coding sequence ATGACAGAATTAGATGATTTGGATATCAGATTGTTGAAGTTACTTCAGAAAGATGCAACACTTACTACAAAGGAACTGGCCAATAAACTTAACCTCACACCAACACCTATTCATGAACGTGTGAAACGTCTGGAGCGTGATGGATATATTAAGAAATATGTCGCTTTGTTGGACAATCAGAAAATGAATAAAGGATTGGTTGTCTTTTGCAATGTCACTTTAAAGCAGCACGAAAAAGGCATAGGGAAGAAGTTTGTGAATGATATCGTGTCATTAAAAGAAGTGACAGAGTGTTATAACGTCTCAGGACAATATGATTTTATGTTAAAGGTAATGGTAAAGGATATGCCCGAATATCAAAATTTCATCATGAATAAGCTGGCTTCTATCGAGAATATAGGAAGTACCCATAGTGTATTCGTGATGGGAGAGATAAAGGATTCGACGGAATTGCCGATATAG
- a CDS encoding ArsR/SmtB family transcription factor: MTVAARRDVFQAISDPTRRQIISLLSQQPMNLNTIAENFDISRPAISQQIKILEECGLVIITQQGRERYCEARLDKLSEVSNWVDQYKVFWTNQFKSLDNFLQDLQTKKKKSGRKK, encoded by the coding sequence ATGACTGTAGCAGCCAGGAGAGATGTTTTTCAGGCAATTTCTGATCCTACCAGAAGGCAGATCATTAGTCTGCTTTCACAGCAGCCTATGAACCTTAATACTATTGCAGAGAACTTTGATATAAGTCGACCAGCAATATCTCAACAAATCAAAATTCTGGAAGAATGTGGGTTGGTAATTATTACGCAACAAGGGCGTGAGCGGTATTGCGAAGCCAGGCTTGATAAACTGAGCGAAGTTTCAAATTGGGTTGATCAATATAAAGTGTTCTGGACAAACCAGTTTAAATCATTAGATAATTTCCTTCAAGACTTACAAACAAAAAAGAAAAAAAGTGGAAGAAAGAAATAA
- a CDS encoding SRPBCC family protein: protein MEERNKAASDHEVYLTYTFSTPREMVFKAWTDPKQLVKWYAPHNCTIVYKKLDIRKRGEYLSCINNPQYGDCWCKGVYKEVIFPERIEFTMVVSDKDGNTVDPVKAGMDPDWPMETLVSITFSEENGKTTIKLRQTVSQKLATKTGAYPSWIQMLERLAEEIK from the coding sequence GTGGAAGAAAGAAATAAAGCCGCATCAGATCATGAAGTATATCTGACTTATACTTTTAGCACACCGCGTGAAATGGTCTTTAAAGCCTGGACCGATCCAAAGCAACTGGTTAAATGGTATGCACCCCACAACTGCACTATTGTTTATAAAAAACTGGACATAAGAAAAAGAGGGGAATACCTCTCTTGTATTAATAATCCTCAGTATGGAGACTGCTGGTGTAAGGGTGTCTATAAAGAAGTTATTTTCCCTGAGCGTATTGAATTTACCATGGTAGTGTCAGATAAAGATGGAAATACTGTTGATCCTGTAAAAGCTGGAATGGATCCTGACTGGCCGATGGAGACACTGGTTTCCATTACCTTTTCTGAAGAAAATGGTAAAACGACTATTAAACTTCGGCAAACAGTTTCTCAAAAACTGGCTACAAAAACCGGAGCTTATCCGAGCTGGATACAAATGCTGGAGAGATTGGCTGAGGAGATTAAATAA
- a CDS encoding alpha/beta fold hydrolase, giving the protein MKRKHQVIYFIGTVLILISCNVKKKDMKQNASSKAIKEDGIIPKTGYSDVNGLKMYYEIYGEGKPLVLIHGGGSTIQTSFGRIIPALSKQRQLIGVELQAHGRTSDRNADLTFEQDADDVAMLLKNLDIPKADFMGFSNGGMTTLQIAMRHPQLVDKIIVGSALYKRSGAPPEFWEFMKKATIDYMPQQYKDAYIKVSANPQGLRNMHDKCAKRMAEFKDWQEKQLKSITAKTLLIIGDADVMTPEHAVEMYKLIPNSQLAIIPGGHGHYIGEITSMSNQESRQPFAIPLIEEFLDKK; this is encoded by the coding sequence ATGAAAAGAAAACATCAGGTTATATATTTTATAGGGACAGTTTTAATTTTAATAAGTTGCAATGTCAAGAAAAAAGATATGAAACAGAATGCTTCTTCAAAGGCTATCAAAGAAGATGGCATTATTCCCAAGACGGGTTATTCTGATGTAAATGGTTTAAAGATGTATTATGAAATTTATGGGGAAGGTAAACCACTTGTATTAATTCATGGAGGCGGTTCAACTATCCAAACCTCTTTTGGCCGAATAATTCCGGCACTTTCAAAGCAAAGACAATTAATCGGAGTTGAATTGCAGGCGCATGGAAGGACAAGCGACAGAAATGCTGATCTGACATTTGAACAGGATGCAGATGATGTTGCTATGCTTCTGAAAAATTTAGATATACCTAAGGCAGATTTCATGGGATTCAGTAATGGTGGGATGACAACTTTACAAATAGCGATGCGACATCCGCAACTAGTAGACAAAATAATTGTCGGATCAGCATTATATAAAAGAAGCGGAGCACCTCCTGAATTCTGGGAGTTCATGAAGAAAGCTACAATTGATTATATGCCTCAGCAATATAAAGATGCCTATATAAAAGTATCGGCCAACCCTCAGGGCTTACGGAATATGCATGATAAATGTGCTAAAAGAATGGCAGAATTTAAAGATTGGCAAGAAAAGCAACTTAAATCCATTACGGCAAAGACCTTACTGATTATAGGTGACGCAGATGTGATGACACCGGAACATGCTGTTGAGATGTATAAGCTTATTCCTAATTCTCAACTAGCAATTATACCCGGTGGACATGGGCATTATATTGGAGAAATTACATCCATGTCTAATCAGGAGAGTCGACAACCTTTTGCAATTCCACTGATTGAGGAGTTTTTAGATAAAAAGTAA
- a CDS encoding RNA-binding S4 domain-containing protein produces MIEFELEGYEFIELNKLLKITGLTGTGGEANTFIVDGEVSVNGAVETQKRKKLREGDVVQFQGQEVKITKAY; encoded by the coding sequence ATGATTGAATTTGAATTAGAGGGTTATGAATTTATAGAGTTAAATAAACTCTTAAAAATAACAGGCTTGACAGGCACAGGCGGAGAAGCAAATACTTTTATTGTAGATGGAGAAGTGTCGGTAAACGGTGCAGTTGAAACTCAGAAAAGGAAGAAACTAAGGGAGGGGGATGTTGTTCAATTCCAGGGACAGGAAGTGAAAATAACAAAGGCTTATTAG
- a CDS encoding ammonium transporter, translated as MTRKLSIIPFIVLIGIALITLLITGVPSVNTIDYWTKYKDQLSAGDTAWMLTAAALVLLMTPGLAFFYGGMVNPNNVVSTMLQSFICMAVISVLWIVMGFSLAFGESYDGWIGNPFTYFFFNGVTEGKPWINAPTVPLLLFALYQLKFAIITPALITGAFAERIRFTSYILFICLFFIFIYAPLAHWTWHPEGILFSLGVLDFAGGTVVHMSAGWAALASALYLHQRKEAEHNPANIPLVMLGTGLLWFGWFGFNAGSALGANQLAVSAAMTTTGASAAGALAWIFFDTVKGKKPSALGMCIGAVVGLVAITPAAGFVTVPHSIFIGVIASLISNKLVDWRTSKTTVDDTLDVFPCHGVGGMVGMILTGVFATSAVNPIIPDGDNGLFFGETKLFLHHLAALIGVSVFAFGGSYLLLMFTNWISPLRVTEDDEKAGLDSSQHGEGYLSWVKNDFEHS; from the coding sequence ATGACCCGAAAATTATCAATTATTCCCTTTATCGTTTTAATTGGCATTGCCTTAATTACTTTATTAATAACAGGTGTTCCAAGTGTAAACACAATTGACTATTGGACGAAGTACAAAGACCAGTTAAGTGCCGGAGACACAGCATGGATGCTCACAGCTGCCGCGCTGGTTCTGTTGATGACTCCGGGATTAGCTTTTTTTTACGGGGGCATGGTGAACCCTAATAATGTAGTATCTACCATGCTACAAAGCTTCATTTGCATGGCTGTCATTTCTGTTCTCTGGATTGTTATGGGCTTCAGCCTTGCTTTCGGAGAAAGCTATGACGGATGGATTGGCAACCCTTTTACGTATTTCTTTTTTAATGGTGTGACAGAAGGGAAACCCTGGATAAATGCACCTACAGTTCCGCTTCTGTTATTTGCCCTTTACCAGCTAAAATTTGCAATTATTACGCCTGCATTAATTACAGGAGCTTTTGCGGAACGTATCCGCTTCACCTCTTATATCCTGTTTATTTGTCTGTTTTTCATTTTCATTTATGCACCTCTTGCCCACTGGACATGGCATCCTGAAGGAATATTATTCAGCCTTGGCGTTCTGGATTTTGCTGGAGGAACAGTTGTGCATATGTCTGCAGGCTGGGCTGCCCTGGCATCTGCTCTTTATTTGCATCAAAGAAAAGAAGCAGAACATAATCCTGCCAACATTCCATTGGTGATGCTTGGAACAGGCTTGCTATGGTTTGGATGGTTTGGATTCAACGCAGGATCTGCACTTGGTGCAAATCAACTGGCTGTCTCTGCTGCGATGACTACAACAGGAGCCTCTGCTGCTGGTGCCCTTGCATGGATTTTCTTTGACACTGTAAAAGGTAAAAAGCCAAGTGCATTAGGCATGTGTATCGGAGCAGTTGTCGGTCTTGTTGCCATTACTCCTGCCGCAGGGTTTGTCACAGTACCACACTCTATATTTATAGGTGTTATCGCCAGTCTTATCTCCAATAAATTGGTAGACTGGAGAACCAGCAAAACGACAGTTGACGACACCCTGGATGTATTTCCATGCCATGGTGTAGGCGGAATGGTTGGAATGATTTTAACAGGTGTATTTGCTACCAGTGCGGTAAACCCAATTATACCTGATGGTGATAATGGTTTGTTCTTTGGAGAAACAAAATTATTCCTTCATCATCTTGCTGCGTTAATTGGTGTGTCTGTATTTGCATTCGGAGGATCTTATCTTCTGCTTATGTTTACCAACTGGATCTCTCCACTGAGAGTAACCGAAGATGACGAAAAAGCGGGTCTGGACTCAAGTCAGCATGGAGAAGGTTATTTATCCTGGGTAAAGAATGACTTTGAGCATTCATAA
- a CDS encoding RtcB family protein: MGRQTIKTKDLTKIGYHNDVSRSVAIALVMRHFKHIAKEEILEMLSFVKDSPDEYINDEKLGPLASTFVTKVKAKSFKSYELLEEPSLYKIFGGKDIDGNAKRQMDLAMRLPITIQGALMPDAHTGYGLPVGGVLAADNAVIPYAVGVDIGCRMALSVFDLSEKYLQMNAYHLKKALGEFTHFGMDGGLAFAQEHEILDRNEFQNTDLLKKLHGKAVKQLGSSGGGNHFVEFGLLELCPDNILDLPEGKYLAILSHSGSRGLGAEIAKHYMKIAMDTCKLPKEAQHLAWLSLESAVGQEYWESMNLAGDYASACHDRIHYNLAKAIGEKPIARVENHHNFAWEEWQNDQKVIVHRKGATPASKGALGIIPGNMISPGFLVVGKGNSDSLNSASHGAGRRLSRGGARETFTMSSLKKQLSSAGVTLLGGTVEETPQAYKDIEKVMAAQHSLVDVHGKFFPKIVRMNKE, from the coding sequence ATGGGAAGACAAACTATTAAAACGAAAGACCTTACAAAAATAGGTTATCATAACGATGTATCCCGCAGCGTGGCAATCGCGCTGGTAATGCGTCATTTTAAACATATTGCCAAAGAAGAAATATTGGAAATGCTGTCCTTTGTAAAGGATAGCCCGGATGAATACATAAACGATGAGAAGCTGGGTCCATTAGCAAGCACATTTGTTACAAAGGTAAAGGCAAAGTCATTTAAATCTTATGAGTTGCTTGAGGAGCCTTCGCTATATAAGATTTTTGGCGGGAAAGATATAGATGGGAATGCCAAGAGGCAGATGGATCTTGCCATGCGCTTGCCCATAACAATTCAAGGCGCTCTGATGCCCGATGCTCATACTGGATATGGGTTACCGGTAGGAGGTGTATTGGCAGCAGATAATGCAGTTATTCCATATGCAGTGGGAGTTGATATAGGTTGCAGGATGGCACTGTCTGTTTTTGATCTTTCTGAAAAATACCTCCAAATGAATGCTTACCATTTAAAGAAAGCATTGGGCGAATTTACTCATTTTGGTATGGATGGAGGCCTTGCTTTTGCTCAGGAACATGAAATTCTTGATCGAAATGAATTCCAAAATACAGATTTACTTAAAAAGCTTCATGGTAAGGCTGTGAAGCAGCTAGGCTCTTCTGGAGGTGGAAATCACTTTGTTGAGTTTGGTCTGTTAGAGCTGTGTCCTGATAATATACTTGATCTCCCTGAAGGAAAATACCTTGCGATTCTTTCTCATTCAGGCTCTCGTGGCTTGGGAGCTGAGATTGCAAAGCATTATATGAAAATTGCAATGGATACTTGTAAACTGCCAAAAGAAGCTCAGCATTTGGCCTGGTTGTCCCTCGAAAGTGCTGTAGGGCAGGAATATTGGGAGAGTATGAATCTGGCAGGAGACTATGCAAGTGCATGTCATGACCGTATTCATTACAACCTGGCTAAAGCAATCGGAGAAAAACCGATAGCAAGGGTTGAAAACCATCACAACTTTGCCTGGGAAGAATGGCAGAATGATCAAAAAGTAATAGTTCACAGAAAAGGCGCTACTCCTGCAAGCAAAGGTGCATTGGGTATTATTCCTGGTAATATGATTTCGCCTGGTTTTCTTGTTGTTGGTAAAGGTAACAGCGATTCCCTGAATTCAGCATCACATGGTGCAGGTAGAAGGCTATCAAGGGGCGGGGCCCGGGAAACCTTTACCATGTCATCATTGAAGAAGCAGCTATCTTCAGCAGGAGTAACACTACTCGGAGGTACAGTGGAAGAAACACCCCAGGCATATAAAGACATTGAAAAAGTAATGGCTGCTCAGCATTCACTTGTAGATGTTCACGGAAAGTTTTTTCCGAAAATTGTAAGAATGAATAAGGAATAA
- the prfH gene encoding peptide chain release factor H, with product MNEYLVQISSGRGPEECWKVVAKVLEIFLKEAKKENLSANIVDKEVGPLNGTLLSVSVLIKGIRGKEFLINWEGSILWISPSPYRKFHKRKNWFVGIKAYDVADIFVWNDREVVFESLRASGPGGQHVNKTESAIRAKHLPSGISVVASERRSQYQNKSEALEGLKVKVLGWNADEASKKVQSQWNQHNCLERGNPVRTFNERL from the coding sequence ATGAATGAATATTTAGTGCAAATATCCTCCGGTCGTGGTCCGGAGGAATGCTGGAAGGTGGTGGCAAAGGTGCTGGAAATCTTCCTTAAAGAAGCTAAAAAAGAAAATCTTTCTGCAAATATCGTGGATAAAGAGGTTGGACCATTGAACGGCACCCTATTGTCAGTTTCTGTCTTGATAAAAGGTATTAGGGGAAAAGAGTTTTTAATAAACTGGGAAGGTTCAATTTTGTGGATATCTCCGAGTCCTTACAGAAAATTTCATAAAAGGAAAAATTGGTTTGTCGGAATAAAGGCTTATGATGTAGCTGATATTTTTGTCTGGAATGACAGAGAGGTGGTCTTTGAAAGCCTCAGAGCTTCTGGTCCTGGAGGCCAGCACGTCAATAAAACGGAGTCGGCTATTCGGGCAAAACATTTACCATCGGGAATTTCAGTAGTAGCTTCAGAAAGAAGGTCTCAATATCAAAATAAATCGGAAGCTCTTGAAGGGTTGAAAGTCAAAGTTTTAGGCTGGAATGCTGATGAAGCATCAAAAAAGGTACAAAGTCAATGGAATCAGCACAATTGCCTGGAGCGGGGAAATCCTGTCAGGACATTCAATGAAAGGTTGTAA